The Neorhodopirellula lusitana region CCGAGTTTTTGGTCAGGACGAAACCGGCGGCTTCTAACGCGGCGACATCGGCGGCGGTGTCCGCTTGAACGGCAGGGGCAGGAGTCGCGGGGCTGGTTGCGGCAGGCGGATTGGCCGATTCCAGCGCAGGTTCTTTGCGACAACCGGTGGCGACCAGGGTGAGACAAAGCAGGGACAGGATCGTGATTTGGGAGGTGGGCATGGGGCGAGCGAGCATAGGACAGGCGGGAAAGGAGGGAGCTGGATTGGGCGGAGGGAGCTGGGGGCTCAACAACTTAGAAGTTGGGCCGCCAGCACGCAAGCAATCGGCGATTTGGTGTCGGAAGCCGGGGTAGTGCAGAAACCACGTTGCTGCGGAAAACCAAGGTTGCAGAAAACCAAGACGGTGCGGAAAACCAAGACGGTGCGGAAAACCAAGACGCTGCGAAAAACACGGTGCTGTAGGAACCCGTGGCGTTGCCAGATTTTCATCGACCTGGCAACCAGGTGAGGTGCTCGGCCAGATTGGACTCGTGTTGGAGCCAGCGGGATTTTTTTTGGGGGGGGGACAGCCGAAAGGCTGGGCTCTAGCGGCGCTTCGCTGAAGGGGGAGTGGACGAGGGAAGGAGTCCCCACGCTATCTCGCACGTTAGGGACTTGAAACCCCGTTCCACCACACCTCATCCCATCAGATATTCGTCCCACTAAGCCACTTTGTAGTGGATGCCGGTTTTGTCGCGACCGGTGGGCGTCAGTGCGTTGCAGTGCCGCATCACGTAAACGATTCGCTGGGCAATCCAGCGAGGGCAGTTGATCGCTTCGGCCAGGTCGAGCGTGTTGATGGATTCGGCGTCACGCAGCGATTCCGGGATTTGCTCATCCGGTAGCAGTTTCCACAGGTCTTGAGGCGTGGTCAGTTCGATCGAGCGATGCACTTGATCCAGTTCGACGTCTTCAATCACGTAGCCCGGATCTCGCCGCCGGCGTGACTTGCGTTTTCGCATCCAGCGGTATTGGTTCACATCGACGATCGGCACTTCTAGCACCAAATTGTCATGTGGGAAGACGCCACGCAGGTAGATCAGCTCTTCAAACAACTCGTGCGGTTGCCCGCGTTTGGGGCTGAGTCGGCGTGACGTTGTCGGCCCGCCTTGAATTTGCCGTTTGCAGATTCGGGTGCGGTGGATGGCGGGTTTGACGATCCGCACAGGATGACGACGCAACAGGTCGAGGATCTTCTTGCGGATTGCGGACAACGACGCGCACTGAATCTCGATCAGCTCGTCGTCTCGGATCACGTCAATCCGGTACGCTCCCATGGTCACCTCGATTTGGTCGGGTGACGTGGCGTAGTGCAGCTTGAGTTGCTGGTGAAGCGAGGTTTCCATGAGGAGCTTTTAGCTGTGAGCGATTAGCCGTTAGCTTGAATTCAAAACGCAAAGGTTCACAACTACTACTGCATAATGGGTAGCAGGCACAATCCCTTGTGCCGTCCGCTTCGTGCCGATGCGTCGCTTCGACGCGAGTCGTTAGAGGTCAGCGCGTTTGCAGAGGCCGCGAATCGAAGCGATTCTTGGTTGGGGGCGGACGGCACAGAAGACTGTGCCTGCTACTTTGGTGGGGATAATAAAAAGTCTCCTGCCTTGAGATGCTGGGGATTGCAGCGGATGTAACGCACAATGGCCGCAAATTGCTCGGGAGAACGGATCAGATGATCGAAGGACTCCTCTTGCCAAAATCGACCTCGAACCCCCAATTCACGATTGATTCCTCTGGCTGAAAACTTTTTCCAAGAGTAGCACTGTTTTTCAAGTTCGGTGTCGCCAATAAATGATGCAATCAAATGGACATGATTGGGCATGACGATATAGTCACCAAGGTGATAGCGT contains the following coding sequences:
- a CDS encoding transposase, translated to MQRHGIFLNQPNWKDRFAELPTHIRREYHDRFSKQFLDNLDRDWGNCVLKRGVLAKHVADALLHFDAQRYHLGDYIVMPNHVHLIASFIGDTELEKQCYSWKKFSARGINRELGVRGRFWQEESFDHLIRSPEQFAAIVRYIRCNPQHLKAGDFLLSPPK